From the genome of Treponema denticola:
TTATTAAATGAATATCAGATTAATGTGTGTGTCAGGTTATTCTTATATATTAAGCTCTACCTCCAAAATCGTATGATCGCTATATTGCTTAACTTTACCATAATTCCAAGAAAATGTTTCACCTATATTATTTGACAAATCCTTGCTGACAAATATATGATCATCTTGATAATGATTTCTTTCAGCCATATTATTTCCAAAAAATGTTTGTGTGTATTTTGGTATACATTCATGATACTGCGCTTTTATGCTATTGAAAGTTTTCAAGAAAAAACCCTTATACATTTCAATATCAGCATTAAAATCTCCACCAATGATAAATTTACTAATGCTATCATTCATTATTTTATTATTGAAGATTTGTTCAATATGGTTTCTAATTGAATAAATATCATCAGGCGAAGTATTAGTATGTAAACTACATATAGTGAAAATATTATTATTAAACATTAATTCTGCAAATACTTGTTTTCCATTTATACTTTCATTATCTACACACACATTATCGACATACAATTCAGTAACATTCTTAAATGAACTTTTCTGTAGTAGATCTTTGCTGATATATACACATGTTCCCCATTTTATCGGGTCCTGAACTCTGCAAGTATGGCTTTCCAAAAATACCGTTTGCTCCTTATATAATTCAGGAACAACGGTTTCTTGAAGTAATGCTATATCAGGATTTATTGTATTTACTAAATAATCCCAAGCTAAATCATGGTTATCTTTCTGTTGCCAGTAATTCATATTCCAACTAATCAATTTCATCGTATTCCAATTCCTTTGCCGCCTCTTACACACATTAGGCCTACACCTATCCTACCTCAAAAAATCATCTTTTTCAACCAACAAAAAACCGTTCAAAATTTATATGTACGCATATGCCATTAGTCTATAAGTTTTCTATCTCGGATAATTTTACAAAATATACAATTATCCATTTTAATTTTATCCTCCGGTTTTTAAAATTATTTTCACCCCTAAATATATCAATATTTTTCTGCAATCAATTCGAAATATTTTGATGGTGTAAAAATTAATGGTTTATCAATTTTTACATCTTCAAAATCCTTGTCTCCCGTAATCAAAATATCTGAATCAGATAAAATTGCGGATACAAGAACCGGTAAATCTTTTATATCCCGAACTTTGATATTTATTTTCATCAATTGTATCGGGACTCTTAAATTCTTCAAAAGTAATTCCATCAAAGAAAATACCCAATAACTCTTTTTTAAATGGAAATTTATTTTCAAAAACTTTTTTGCATTCTTCCTTTGTATATGAAGAAATTATTACCGTATGATTTTCAAGCAAATGAGAAAAAACTTTAGCAACCTTACCATCAGGGAAAAGTATCGCAGAAATCACAATGTTTGAATCTATGAAAATCCTCAACTCTTTTCCTTAGCTCTTTAATATAAGCAATAACGTCATCTCTGTTTGAAAGCCGGCTTTTCTGCTTCTCCTTGCATTTGAGTTTGAATATTTGCTAAAGCTATTTGAGAAGCATTTGTAATATAAACTTTTCCTCTGCTTTCTTCAAAAAAGACTTTATCGCCGGTTTTTAACCCGAGCATATTTCTTATCGCAAGCGGAATTGTAATCTGACCCTTAGATGTTAGTTTTGCAAGCTCCATAAAACGCCTCCTTACTTTCCTTACTTATACTATTATATAATAATTAATTACTTTCTGTCAATAATTTCTACGAAATATTTTTGAAAGCTGCAATTTAAATCCATCAGATTTATATCTCGGAAATTTTAGCATTTGTCGACTTTTGAAAGTTGTGTTAATCTTTTAAATTTCCTTATAGAACTTCTTTTTCTGTTTAATATCACTTTTTATATATTTATCAAATGTAGGCTTTTCCAGAATCCTATCACTACTTCGGATATTAGTCTATAGTTTCAAATACAATCTGCATTGGGATATGATCTATTGTATTTTTAGATAATTTCCATTGATTTTGATACCATTTATCATGTTCTCCAGTTTTTACCGATAAAACCTTCCATTTTTCTGGAATAAAACAATAATCAACATGACCAATGTTTTTATAGGTTTTTATTTCTTTATCTACTCCAAATTCAATTTTATTAAATTTATGATAACAACTTTTTAGGTTTTTATCTTTGAATAAGTTTATCATGTAAGCAAAATATTCTCTTTCATTTTGATAGTTTATATCCGTATTAAAGTCTCCAACAACAATCGATTCAGATATGTTTCTATAGTCTTCTTCTTTTAACCCTTCGATTACTTGACCAATATAAGGAAAATCACATTTCTCTTTTTTTGTCCATACAGCGTATATTGTATAATATTCTTCATTGTTAAATACTTTGAAAGGAATGAAATATCTTATATTCCTATTATGATAATACTGAAGTGTAATACAGTATCTATTTGAAAATATTCCGACACCTAAATCACCTTTACCTGTTTTTTCATCATATTCGGTATTATCACCATACCAGTTTGAAAACTTGAAATAATTTGATAAATTGTATCTGTCTAGGTCTCTACACTCCTGAATAATGTAAATATCAGACGGAAATTCTTTGATTATTTTCTCTGCTTTTTCGCTTGTTAGACCGCAGCAACAATTCCATGTAACTAATATCATATTTTTCCTTTGTGCTCTCTGTGTTTTTACTAAACCAATACTTGAATTTATCTCACCACTGTTTTCCAATAGCCAAACATCATTTACTCCTTACCACTATCCTACCTCAAAAACTTATCTTTTTCAAGTAGAATCTCAAATAGCAAGGCTATACAACACAGCAGATAAATGCTAAAATGACTGCTGATTGTATGTTCATATTGAATCAAACTAAACTAATATTTAGAAGGCTAATAATGGGATACCGATGACTAAAAAATATTTTTATCCTACTTTATTTGAAAAATTTATTCTTATGAAGTCTTCGATTTCTTTTTCTTTTAGAATTGCACATTTAACTTCGGTACGGAAATTCCGAAGGCCGAAGTTAAATGTATTGTTTCGGTTTTAGCTTATCTAATTAAAGCTTTTTAAAAGCCCTTACTTTATCTTTTTGAAGACAGCGACGCCGTTATGGCCTCCGAAGCCGAGAGAGCCTGAGGCGGCACAGTTTATTTCGCCCTTGACGCCCTTGTTCGGAACATAGTCCAAATCGCAGCCGGCTTCAAGGTCGGGTTCGGTTAGGTTGATGGTCGGGGGATAAAATCCATCTTCCATTGCCTTTATACAGAAAATAGCTTCAAGAGCTCCTGCGGCACCTAAGCAGTGGCCTATCATCGACTTGGTTGAAGAAACCTTCATTTTATATGCATGGTCTCCGAAAGCTTTTTTTAATCATGGCTGTTTCTGCAGGGTCGTTAATCGGTGTCGAGGTTCCGTGAGCATTATAGTATTGAACTTCTTCAGGTTTTATGCCTGCATCGGCTAAGGCCTTGGTGATGGCCAATGCTCCTCCGTCTCCTGAGGGGTCGGGGCTGGTTAAGTGGTAGGCATCGGAGGAAGCTCCATAGCCTGCAAATTCCGCATATATTTTAGCACCCCTCTTTTTTGCATGTTCATATTCTTCAAGAATGAGAATGCCTGAGCCTTCGCCCATTACAAAGCCTGAACGCTTTTTATCGAAGGGACAGCAAGCCTTGGCAGGATCACCTGAGGCGAGGGTTTGCAAAATCGTAAAACCGCTTATACCGAAACCGGTAATTGTAGATTCCGTACCGCCCGATACGCATACATCAAGCCTTCCTGAGCGGACAAGGTCTAAAGCGTTTCCGAGAGCATCGGTACCGGAAGCACAGGCCGTAGCCAAGGTCCAAGACGGGGCCCTTTATGCCGAACTGCATACTTATGTTTCCGGCTGCCTCATTCGGAATAAGAAGAGGAACAGTCATCGGCGGAATACGATCCGGAGCAACTTGAAAGTATTTTTTAAAGGCTTCTTGGTAGATTTCAAAACCGCCTATACCGTTTCCGAGTATTATACCTGTGCGGTTTGCATCGATGTTTTCTTTTGAAAGGCCGGCATCCTTCATTGCCTGCGAAGCTGCGGCTACGGCAAATTGAGTGAACCGAGCCATTTTACGGGCATCTTTTTTATCCATAAATTGTGAAGCGTCAAAGTTTTTTACTTCTGCCGCTATCTGAATCTTAAAATCGGAACAATCAAATTGGGTAATGTTTCCGATTCCGCATTTACCTGCTTTGATTCCTTCCCATGTTTCATCCAGGGTGTTTCCTATGGGGGTTACGGCACCGAGGCCTGTAATTACAACTCTTCTCATATAAACTCCTTTTTGCGTAAATTTCCGCATTTTTGTACTCTTTATTGTTCTTTATTAAAGAACGTTTTTTATGTCAGGCTGTCTACAGAACAGCTTATAGAACAAAGTCTACTTGCTTACGCCTTCTCTGTCAAGGCCGGTTTTTATCCGTCGACTTTTATCAGGCCTTTCGGCTTCTGATTGCAGCCCGGCTTATCTTGCCGTTATGGGTTTTAGGCAACGTTTCTACAAATTCGAGAGAACGCGGGGCCTTGTAGAGGGCCGCATTTTTCTTTGCAAAGAACATAAGCTCTTTTTCCAAGGCTTGGCTCGGTTGATAGGTTTTATTTAAAACAACAAAGGCCTTTACAGCCTGTCCTCTTTTAGGGTCGGGGACGCCTGTTACCGCACATTCAAAGACTGCCGGATGTTGTAAAAGAACCGACTCCACCTCAAAGGGGCTTATACGGAAACCGGAACTTTTTATAAGGTCATCGGTTCGGCTTTCAAACCAAAAATAACCGTCTTCATCCCTATAGGCGGCGTCTCCCGTGTGGTAAACTCCGTCCTTAAAAACCTCGGCCGGTTTTTCTTCATTTTTATAATAGCCTCCGAACATTCCGAAGGGAACTTTTTTATCCAAACGCAAGATGATTTCTCCCGATTCTCCTGCTTTGCAAGAAGATCCGTCGGGGCGGATAATATCTATCTCATAGCCGGGGGCGGGCTTTCCCATTGAACCGGGTTTGATTTTCATGCCGGGGAAGGTTCCTGTTGTGAGGGTGAGCTCTGTTTGCCCGTAGCCTTCCCGCAGTTCTATTCCGGTCTTTTCTTTGAATATATTGAAGATGTCCATGCTAAGGGCTTCACCTGCCGTTGTACATTCTTCCAATGAGGATAAATCATAATCTTCTATTTTTTCGCGGATTAAGTACCTGTAAACGGTGGGAGGTGCACAAAAGGAAGTTATCCTGTATTTTGATAATTTTTCGAGCAGGTTTTTAGGGATAAACATTTTCATGTCATATACAAATACGGCACAGCCGCAAAGCCATTGACCGTAAATCTTTCCCCACATAGCCTTTGCCCAACCTGTCTCGGCAACGCTTAAGTGTCTTCCGTCTTCCTTGACGTTTTGCCAAAATTTTGCGGTCGCAATGTGCCCAAGCGGATATAAAAAATTATGTTCCACCATTTTGGGATTACCCGAAGTGCCTGAGGTAAAGTACAAAAGAGCGGTGTCCTTTCCGCAAGGGTAGGCTTCTCCTTGGGGAGGTGTAAAATCTTCACTCATATTTTTTACGAGTTTATCAAAGGAAATCCAACCATCCATTTCGTCATGCACCCAAACAAGGAGGGGCTTATTATAAGCGGACTCGGCAGCTTTTTGAATTTCTTCTTGCAAATTCTTTTCTTGTACGGCCATTATCATTTTTATATTGGCTGATTGAATACGGTATTCGATATCGTGGGCTGCGAGCTGGACCGTTGCAGGAACGGCTATTGCCCCTATTTTATGCAGGGCAGGAAGAACAAACCAAAACTCGTATCTTCTTCGCAAAAAAAGCAAAACCGTGTCGCCTCTTCCTATTCCCATAGCCTTAAAAAAGTTGGCCGTCTTATTTATCTGCTTTGCCAATTCTCCGAACGAAAAAATCCTTTCTTCGGTTTCATCGCACCAGACAAGAGCCTCTTTTTCGGGGTATTCCTTCGCTATTCTATCTATTATGTCATAAGCAAAATTAAAATTTTCGGGAGCTTTGACTGAAAAAGAATTATGTACGGTTTCCCAATCATCGCTTTCAATATAGTTTATATATTCTTTATAAAACATAGTTTCACCTTATAAGACTATAGACAAGGCTTTCCCGAAAAGGTTGCAATAGAAAAAAAAGAAGAAATATGCTAGAATTCCTTTTAATGTTAAAGGACGGGGTATTTTAAAGGAGGCTTATTTTAAAAGATTTTTATGGGAGAGCTTATATCAAGGACGACGAGCAATATCCTTTTGGATATGCTTATAGAACAAAACGGAAGGCCTCTTTCGGGCGAAGAAGCGGCTTTGCACTTAGGCCTTTCGAGGGTTTCCGTCTGGAAGGCTGTGCAAAAGCTGAGGGACGAAGGTTATGAAATTGAAGGCGGAAAGAACAAGGGCTATATTCTAAAATCCTCTTCAGATGTGCTGAACGCTTTTTCAATTGAAAAGAACCTATCTGCCTTTGCTCA
Proteins encoded in this window:
- a CDS encoding AMP-binding protein; its protein translation is MFYKEYINYIESDDWETVHNSFSVKAPENFNFAYDIIDRIAKEYPEKEALVWCDETEERIFSFGELAKQINKTANFFKAMGIGRGDTVLLFLRRRYEFWFVLPALHKIGAIAVPATVQLAAHDIEYRIQSANIKMIMAVQEKNLQEEIQKAAESAYNKPLLVWVHDEMDGWISFDKLVKNMSEDFTPPQGEAYPCGKDTALLYFTSGTSGNPKMVEHNFLYPLGHIATAKFWQNVKEDGRHLSVAETGWAKAMWGKIYGQWLCGCAVFVYDMKMFIPKNLLEKLSKYRITSFCAPPTVYRYLIREKIEDYDLSSLEECTTAGEALSMDIFNIFKEKTGIELREGYGQTELTLTTGTFPGMKIKPGSMGKPAPGYEIDIIRPDGSSCKAGESGEIILRLDKKVPFGMFGGYYKNEEKPAEVFKDGVYHTGDAAYRDEDGYFWFESRTDDLIKSSGFRISPFEVESVLLQHPAVFECAVTGVPDPKRGQAVKAFVVLNKTYQPSQALEKELMFFAKKNAALYKAPRSLEFVETLPKTHNGKISRAAIRSRKA
- a CDS encoding endonuclease/exonuclease/phosphatase family protein; this encodes MENSGEINSSIGLVKTQRAQRKNMILVTWNCCCGLTSEKAEKIIKEFPSDIYIIQECRDLDRYNLSNYFKFSNWYGDNTEYDEKTGKGDLGVGIFSNRYCITLQYYHNRNIRYFIPFKVFNNEEYYTIYAVWTKKEKCDFPYIGQVIEGLKEEDYRNISESIVVGDFNTDINYQNEREYFAYMINLFKDKNLKSCYHKFNKIEFGVDKEIKTYKNIGHVDYCFIPEKWKVLSVKTGEHDKWYQNQWKLSKNTIDHIPMQIVFETID
- a CDS encoding endonuclease/exonuclease/phosphatase family protein, with amino-acid sequence MNYWQQKDNHDLAWDYLVNTINPDIALLQETVVPELYKEQTVFLESHTCRVQDPIKWGTCVYISKDLLQKSSFKNVTELYVDNVCVDNESINGKQVFAELMFNNNIFTICSLHTNTSPDDIYSIRNHIEQIFNNKIMNDSISKFIIGGDFNADIEMYKGFFLKTFNSIKAQYHECIPKYTQTFFGNNMAERNHYQDDHIFVSKDLSNNIGETFSWNYGKVKQYSDHTILEVELNI